The Brasilonema sennae CENA114 genome includes a region encoding these proteins:
- a CDS encoding MFS transporter, with protein sequence MLFSSLKNPVFARLYSAQTISLLGDALTWVSLALLAFELAGEKSAVVLSSALTLRVTAFVLLSPLAGAIADRFDRKRIMVTTHLARMVIVGLLPFVIAVWQIYVLIFALNVFNAFFTPTYKATIPQVTGENDYPQAIALSSATYQLLSVLGPGLAGAVAAFIGARQVFFLDAFSFIVAAILIFTLPGQLRVNPKEQPIRTPGRTWQDIKEGTTRLFDDALIRYALAMQLVASIAGAQILVNTVGYVQGTLKLGNVQYGWVMAAFGIGATLCAVVIGALDRRIGRTTFVLMGATLITVALLPANNASLALLMVLWAVAGVGQNMVDLPTQTLIADRIPRTVQGRVYGAHFAWSHLWWAISYPLAGWLGSHFTENEFLYGSLVGLGLLGVVHLTLSPKADENEHVHESLWHEHEHIHDEHHQHNHHSGIPIREPHTHPHPHKRMRHSHLYSIDIHHPAK encoded by the coding sequence ATGCTCTTTAGCAGTTTAAAAAACCCTGTATTTGCCAGACTTTACTCAGCTCAAACCATAAGTCTGTTAGGTGATGCCCTGACCTGGGTTAGTCTAGCCCTGCTTGCCTTTGAATTAGCTGGCGAAAAATCCGCCGTTGTGCTTTCCAGTGCTTTGACGCTGCGTGTTACAGCGTTTGTATTACTCTCACCCCTGGCGGGAGCGATCGCAGACCGCTTTGATCGCAAGCGCATCATGGTCACAACCCATTTAGCGCGAATGGTGATCGTTGGACTGCTTCCGTTTGTGATCGCTGTTTGGCAAATTTATGTCCTCATTTTTGCGCTTAATGTCTTCAATGCCTTCTTTACGCCAACCTATAAGGCAACAATCCCTCAAGTAACAGGGGAGAATGACTACCCACAAGCAATCGCCCTTTCCAGCGCCACCTACCAACTACTATCGGTGCTTGGTCCCGGTTTGGCAGGGGCTGTCGCGGCTTTTATCGGGGCAAGACAGGTTTTCTTCTTAGATGCTTTCAGCTTTATCGTTGCAGCTATTTTAATCTTCACCCTACCAGGTCAACTGAGAGTCAATCCAAAGGAGCAACCAATAAGAACACCAGGCAGAACATGGCAGGATATTAAAGAAGGGACAACCCGTCTATTCGACGATGCGTTGATTCGCTACGCCCTGGCGATGCAGCTGGTCGCGTCTATTGCTGGCGCACAAATTCTGGTAAACACCGTTGGTTATGTCCAAGGAACACTCAAATTAGGGAATGTCCAATACGGCTGGGTGATGGCAGCTTTTGGCATCGGGGCGACTCTTTGTGCCGTAGTGATTGGTGCCTTGGATAGACGCATCGGACGGACAACGTTTGTGCTGATGGGAGCAACCCTCATCACTGTTGCGCTATTGCCTGCTAACAATGCAAGTTTAGCCTTGCTCATGGTTCTTTGGGCAGTTGCAGGAGTAGGGCAAAATATGGTGGACTTACCTACCCAAACCTTAATTGCTGACCGTATTCCCAGGACGGTACAGGGGCGGGTTTACGGGGCACACTTCGCTTGGAGTCATTTGTGGTGGGCAATCTCTTATCCGCTGGCTGGATGGCTAGGAAGCCACTTTACGGAAAACGAATTCCTTTACGGCAGCTTGGTTGGTTTAGGGCTGTTGGGCGTAGTACACCTTACCCTCTCACCAAAAGCAGATGAAAATGAACACGTTCATGAAAGCCTTTGGCATGAACACGAACACATCCACGATGAACATCATCAGCACAATCATCACTCAGGAATACCAATAAGAGAACCTCACACCCATCCTCATCCACATAAACGCATGCGCCACTCACATCTTTATTCTATTGATATCCACCATCCCGCGAAGTAA
- a CDS encoding Uma2 family endonuclease — translation MDTVITPERIELPPGAVLKLLGNWQDYQRLQRQLGDRTIPRIKYRHNEILLMAPLPEHGKKASLLALIVTTLLDYLNRIYDSFTPITMSLPEISGIEPDYCFYIENWQQVQGKDRIDWQNDPPPDLAIEVDVTSYTDINDYLPYRVPEVWLLKNNQLLVYRLQGESYALAESSYFPNVSEIVRQCLLIASEQTTSEAIRWLKNFLQ, via the coding sequence ATGGATACCGTAATTACACCAGAAAGAATCGAATTACCTCCTGGTGCTGTCTTGAAACTCTTGGGAAACTGGCAAGACTACCAAAGACTGCAAAGACAGTTAGGTGATCGCACTATACCTCGTATCAAATATCGACATAATGAGATTTTGTTGATGGCTCCTTTACCTGAGCATGGGAAAAAGGCAAGTTTACTTGCATTAATAGTGACAACTCTACTTGATTACTTAAACCGAATATACGACTCATTTACACCCATCACCATGAGCTTGCCAGAAATCAGTGGTATTGAACCTGACTATTGCTTTTACATTGAGAATTGGCAACAAGTTCAGGGTAAAGACCGCATCGACTGGCAGAACGACCCTCCCCCCGATTTGGCAATTGAAGTAGACGTTACTAGTTATACAGATATCAATGATTATTTGCCTTATCGAGTGCCAGAGGTTTGGCTGCTAAAGAATAACCAGTTATTAGTTTATAGATTGCAGGGTGAAAGTTACGCACTTGCAGAAAGCAGTTACTTTCCTAACGTTTCAGAAATTGTACGGCAATGTCTTCTAATTGCAAGTGAGCAGACAACAAGTGAAGCAATAAGGTGGTTAAAGAACTTTTTGCAGTGA
- a CDS encoding ArsR/SmtB family transcription factor produces MNKRKTKQDLDNLTNSDAPKCDTHVVHLEHVRSSKVQILPTDKAQQMAEVFGVLADTNRLRLLSALSSQELCVCDLAALTKMTESAVCHQLRLLKAMRLVNYRREGRNVYYSLADSHLVNLYRCSVEHLDSSTSSMV; encoded by the coding sequence ATGAACAAGCGCAAGACAAAGCAAGACTTGGATAATCTCACTAATTCTGATGCACCAAAGTGTGACACTCATGTGGTACATCTAGAGCATGTACGCTCCTCAAAAGTGCAAATCCTGCCAACAGACAAGGCACAACAGATGGCAGAAGTTTTTGGGGTGCTGGCAGATACGAACCGTCTGCGCCTTCTTTCAGCTTTGTCTTCCCAAGAGTTGTGTGTTTGTGATTTAGCCGCATTGACGAAAATGACGGAATCAGCCGTTTGTCATCAGCTGCGATTATTAAAAGCGATGCGTTTAGTTAACTACCGCCGGGAAGGTCGAAACGTCTATTACAGCTTGGCTGACAGTCATCTTGTCAACCTGTATCGCTGTTCGGTAGAACATTTAGATTCGTCAACATCCTCAATGGTTTGA